From the genome of Anopheles funestus chromosome 2RL, idAnoFuneDA-416_04, whole genome shotgun sequence:
GGCTCgtaagtttaaaataattatctcTCTGATCACCAACAAATACGTCCCTTGAACTTAGGGTTTACCGACTCCTGACGATCAAAATACTTTCAAGTTATTCTCAGAGCTTCATTACGGGTTATACCTTTCCTGAAGAGAATgacgaaaaaataattcattttaagCAACTCTCCAAACCCGGGCATCAGCTGAAATAACACGAGACTCGTGCTTTTGTGTCTTCTTTTGGGAATTCGGAATAATTTTACGAACCAAGCAGCGGTCAGGTATAGTGTTACATCGTTGTGAGGCTTTTATTTGACCACCGGAATTGGTGTGGTACCTTTCACACTGATCGAAAcggcaaaaaagaaatggcattaaaattgatACAGTCACTTTAAAGATAACTTCTTCCGGTTGCGTTACTAACCCGCAGACGGTTTGGTTCGTGCCGTAACACGAATTGAACGACACCGGCAATGGATTCAGTTTCAATTAATTCAACATTTAAATGCCAAATGGACATACAATCGCTTCCTGAAAATGGACAAATATATGGACCCTTTTGTGTTAACTTAAAGCTTTCAGTCAACACTTTCGCATATGCGATCATTCGGACTAGAAACTCTTCGAGTCATTAATATCGGAAATAGTGTTGATAGTGTAGATTAAAACATCTTACGAGTTAATTACAAACCtaataatcatatttttttcgaacGTAAATTTTAATAGACCATGTAAGAAAATTTAGCATTGCCTATCCCAAAATAAAACTATGAATCTTAGTGAGAACCCTCAGATGTGCTCAGCAATTCGAAGTTGCCTAAAACGCATGCTAATTTTGtaatcaaattaatatttataggTAAATGGCTTCTTTTAAGTTTCCGGCGAACATTAGGTCCTACTCAATGGCAGGGCTGTCAGATTAAAGTGTTCAAAACAACTTTATTTGCCTTCGGCTCGTTTTATAGTTATCAGTAGCATCGATCAATATTCATGGAATATAAactgattttaattaaatccgcTCAATCTTCTTCATGCTTGTTCTCTTCTAAGTATCTCGTAAATTTACTAAATGTATGTTTTCCAGCCTAAAATCGTGTAAccaatattttccattcgcaATTATAATTTACAGGCAACTGACGGACAACCATATCTACACCATTGAGAAGGACGCCTTGCACGATCTGATATCGCTGGAAAGATTGTAAGTAATGAGTTCGATTGTGTTCCGTCTGTATCATACCAAGTTCCTTcctacttcctttttttctcaatgtGCAAATGTcacaaaatcttcaaaaatacAACCTATCACATTAGATGCTAGATCCGGTTTGATACAGTTGGTTGAACGACTCATGTCACCAACATCTCATCTATTTCCTCCCCAAATACCATTCGACTTCGCACCCACAACAGGTTCGATTCATATTAACCAACACACGACGGCAAATCAGCTGTCTGCCTAGTGGATATTACCTGTCGCAGTCAATCAGTCAACTTTATGCGCTTGTTTACACAATCACATGATTTGGTGAAATCGAAATGTGCGGCTTTTGCTCGCATTCAATGCAAATATTGTGACAGGAAATATCGTAATTCCATTTGAATgctttacatatttttatggGAACTTCTGCAATAATCTTTCAGAggaattatttcaaataaatggcaggaaaaagtttcaactaaatataaaaaaacgacaGAGGAAGTTTTGTCTATTCCATTGAATGTAAAAAACTAGTTGCTTCTCATTCAACGATCAAAATgaatcttttttctctctttattgtctaatatcatcctatatAATCTTGGTTGCAGACAGTTTAGTATTAATTTATGCTCCATTGGCTGTTGCTTAATGGGCATTATTTACAACTATTTTATGTCAAAAGGTACCGCGGACACAAATAAAATCGTTTGAATTATTAGAGCCACCCTGCTTGGCACACGGTcaatttgcaatatttttaatccAACGGAGCACGGTCTCTCTTCTTTTTGTGGTGGTTTTTATCGATCAATACGGATGCATACGATCGATTCATGAGACAGGTATCAATGGACTTCTAAATATATGGCACATGATTAGCAAACGATAaaagtggttttttgtttcgaaattgTTAGAAAAAGACCGACgaaaatatttgtgttttaatgtTATGAAACTAAAATACGtcataacacacacaaaatgaaatataatttggatgaaaaatgagaaataaatCTTTTGATTAATATTAACATTAAAAGTACTACGGAAGTCACAAATCGttctcatttccttttttccgcaAGATATACGAcatttttggttgtttcttGTGTTTCTTATGTTCCAACACGTCGTTGGTGGTCAACTtgtaaaaacagaaaatccaTTCATTGACCGCAGTCGTtaaaatagcaccgagtgggtgAGCTTAAACAACAGACCATTTGGAATCTTTGCGATTGGAAATCGATTTCCGTTAATTATCCGTTGCTTCTCGTTATTCCCTGTCTTACGATCGCTTTGACATAATTGATCACGCCTCCTTCCGTTTCGAAGTTGGCaggaaacagcagcagcactacTTGGCCAAACAAATCCATATTCCCCTTCATCCTTTTGCTTGTAGTAAAAACAATGAGGGTAAGAGTGCGAATGAGCACCCTTATTGCCGGGTCAGCATAGTTCGCAGAAACTGGCGTCAGCAGCAGTCAACAGAGGGCGACCTTCGAGCGACAATTCTTTAATTAAGTCTGGATGTGATCGAAATCGCGTACTCACACGTTTTTCATACACGGCGACTGCTTTTATTCGTGTCATAAGATCTCCATGAACTTCCAACTGCCCACACACATTTGTTCGCTTGTTTCTCACTCTACATATCTTGTATCTTGTTTCATTCTTGTCACAAGTTTCGCTTACCTTATTCTTGTTTTCatctttattataattatgattatcttctgtttgtttccttttatttccaGACGGCTTAATAGCAATCGCTTAAAATCAATACCAGATAATTTTTTATCCAGTGCCGCTAATTTATTACGATTGTAAGTAGTAGTTTGTAGTGATTGATTTCTGTTcgtcgtttcgttttcttcgttGTGATtatgtgtttatgtgtttttctaTCAGAAATGTAGCCATATTTCATGTTAGCAATGTGCTACAATCATTAGAACGAAAGCTGCTGAAATACTTTCGAACTAAATCGATCCTAATTTGCTatggtttttcgttttcagTCATCTTTTGCTCCAAACCAGATGGTTTAGAGATTTAGTTTGCTATTTGGCATTCTTTCGTTTGAACTCGAGACtaatttgccattttgcattTCAGTTGCTGCAAATTTCTcagttttgcatattttagtCAACATCGTCCACAAtctgaaataaatttgatacATTTTCCATTGATTATACTGATTGCATGACTTTAAAGCTGTCGACACTTTTGATTTATTCAAAgggtttattgttttaataatcTAAACAACAATTCTTCGCATGATTGACGTTGTAAAAGTATATGTTATAAAATCTTAGTTTCTATGTGAGTTAGCTAACTATCAATATGTGTCGTTTTATCGATGTTTCTACAGTTCGACGAGTATTCTCATTTATATGTTAACTGCCGTAAATTCAATTCATAACACTACACAAATCCAACGTTTAAATAAACTGATACTGTGAAATAGTTTCATTAAATAAACCATCAGCGATTAAACTGTGGTAGCTCTATGGAAATACCAAATTTATCTTTCATTCATACCAAATCTTCGCCTTTGCAGGGATTTGTCACACAATGCACTTACCGCCGTACCGAAGCGTGCGTTTAAGGGAGCACCAGCACTGCGTAGTCTACAGTTGGACAACAATCAAATCACCTGCCTGGATGAAGGTGCCGTGAAAGGGTTGACCGAGTTGGAAATACTGTAAGTGTTGCACGACCAGACAAAGTCCCACCGAGGCATTCGAAATGAAATTACTTCCGTGCACACCAAGAACTCACCCAaacttcgatttttttttttcgaatccCTTCTAGAACCCTAAATAACAATAACATCACCACGCTACCGCGCGACATGTTTGCCGGAATGCCACGCCTGCGGGCGCTGCGCCTTTCGGAAAACCCATTTGCGTGCGATTGTCATCTTTCGTGGTTGGCTCGGTATCTGAAGAATGCATCACGTCTGGCACCGTACACTCGGTGCCATTCACCCGGCCAGCTCAAGGGACAGAATGTGGCCGATCTGCACGAACAGGAGTTCAAATGTTCCGGTAAGTGAGGATGACCAAACACGCCGTCATAATCCAGTTTCTGCTGGTGGATCAAGGTGGATCCCATTCAATGATTGGCTGCTACTGGAAGTCCCACATAATTGTTGTTTATTCCTAAGCGAATGCACTGGGGAACTGACATATACGACCAACGAGTGTGTACTCCAACATTGACCACACGCAATGGCATTGTTTTTGTGTCATTCGTGTAGTGCACAGCTAGGAAGTCTTGTCTTACCTTTATGAAATCCAGCTCGAATGAAACATTGTTTACGGGTGTGGCTTTGGAGACTCCAGCATAACCCATGTTCACGTATCGATGACAATACATTAATTGCCTTCGGTGTCCTTGATGTTTTGCACTGGATGGCTTTGGTACAATTGTGTACAGTCAATCAACCTCAAGAAGAATTCGGAATAATCTAACTTTCAATACCAGAGAACGTTTCAAAGAGACCCTACAAAGTGCATACCTTTCTGAGTAATTTTTTATCGATTGAT
Proteins encoded in this window:
- the LOC125775080 gene encoding protein slit-like isoform X1, whose translation is MMTIRRIWSGPQFKMLMLLTVTVVLALVVPSNEEPYGGGGGYFGAETRCPRLCACTGTTVDCSHRGLTQVPRNIPSETDRLDLQGNNISVIYESDLQGLAKLRILQLTDNHIYTIEKDALHDLISLERLRLNSNRLKSIPDNFLSSAANLLRLDLSHNALTAVPKRAFKGAPALRSLQLDNNQITCLDEGAVKGLTELEILTLNNNNITTLPRDMFAGMPRLRALRLSENPFACDCHLSWLARYLKNASRLAPYTRCHSPGQLKGQNVADLHEQEFKCSGK
- the LOC125775080 gene encoding protein slit-like isoform X2 — its product is MMTIRRIWSGPQFKMLMLLTVTVVLALVVPSNEEPYGGGGGYFGAETRCPRLCACTGTTVDCSHRGLTQVPRNIPSETDRLDLQGNNISVIYESDLQGLAKLRILQLTDNHIYTIEKDALHDLISLERLDLSHNALTAVPKRAFKGAPALRSLQLDNNQITCLDEGAVKGLTELEILTLNNNNITTLPRDMFAGMPRLRALRLSENPFACDCHLSWLARYLKNASRLAPYTRCHSPGQLKGQNVADLHEQEFKCSGK